The stretch of DNA TTTTCTGGACGATCCGGGTCCCCCTGTCCATCGTATGCGCGTATTTCTCCACTTCGTTTGCAACGATCTCCCTGACGACCCCGAGCTCCTGTTCGAACGAGTCGATGCCGATAATCCTCATCTGCATTTCAATCAGATCGGCGGGGTTTTCCGTAATACCCAGCTCATGCATCATGCGCAGCGTTCGCCGGAGCACGAGACGGGCGAGATATCCCTCCTGCGCATTGGAGGGCACGATGCAGTCGCCGAGCATGTATGCAAGGCAGCGGGTGTGGTCGGCAATCGCATACACCCGCTCGATCGGTGCAATCATTTTCTGGAGTTTTTCAATCGGGACGTCAATCTGGGACGCGATCTGCCGCCGCATCGTGAGAATATTGGAGCCGCTGATGTCCATGAGCCCGGCATATTTCGCATTCATCGCGAGTATCTTTGTATACTCGGGCATGTCGAGGAAGTGGGACAGCCCCGCCCCCTCCATGAGGCGGCTGACCATCTCGGGGAAGATCGCATCATAGATTGTCGGGGACCCTTTGGATGCCCAGACGAATCGCTCGAGGCCGTACCCCGTATCGACGATGCGTGTCCGCATCGGGTAGTAGGGCACGCCGTCGAGATCCACCGGCGGTTTTCCGGTCGGTGTGCGCCCGAGACTCATGAAGACAAGCGTCGCGACTTCGAGTCCCGATATAAGCACTTCGACGCTCGGTCCGGCGTTTCCGCCGCCGATCCACGGGTGCTCCTTATAGGAAACGGCAGTGAGATCACCGCCGATCGAACTGATAAACTCGTCACAGAGCTCGACGGTCCGGTCCTTCCAGTAGATCTCCTGATCCGGATTATTGAACGCGTGATGGGCCATCATCTCGAACGTGGTGAGATGCCGGCCCGATCGTCCCACCGAATCGAGATCGTTGAGACGGATGCAGGGCTGCGCGATAGTGAGGGGATTTGCAGGCGGCGGAACTTCCCCGCTCGTCACAAACGGCTGAAAATCGGCAATGGAGGCGATAGTCAGATAAATATCGTCCCTCCAGCGTGCCGCAACGGGGTACCGCTCGATGCGGGTATGGCCATGGCGCTCGAAAAAGGAGAGGAACGCCTCCCTCATTTCGTCAAGGGAATGCGGTGCGAAGACAGGGTTTCCGATAAACGAATACGGCTCACAGGGAGCGTCGCCGCAGAGGGTGCGGGCCGGGTCACGGGTCCAGAACGCTGCTCCGCAGGAGGTACATATTTTTCGCTCAAGGCCCTGGGATCGAAAATAATCGAGCTGATATTCTTCTTCGAGCATGGAAAACCACGTGATAATTACACAATATCTGCTTTAAACGGTAATTAGTATTTGCTATCCCCGATCTTCCTCCCATTCATCCAGATACCAGCTCGAATACGTCTCGTAGATCCCGGTCGCCTGCGCGATCCGCACCGCCAGAATATGCGAGCATTCCCGTCCGCGGAACAGGAAATCGCCGCAGGTGCAGAAGTCGTCCTCGATAACGTACTCGCCGCTCAGGCCGACAACGACGAAGAAGTCCAGGTACCGCTTCACCCTCCGCTCTTCCACCGCACGAAGAGCCTTCTCCCCGCGCTCCCCGTAGATATGCCGCAGCCGCGTGCATATCGCCGGAGTCAGCCTGCCGTCCGCCCGGAGGCGGTCCCACACGGTCATCGGACTGAAACCATCCGGGGGGGATCGTCAAGAAACGTCCATCCCATCCTGTCCGCGAGCCGGCGCATTCCCGGCGATTCAAGCGCATAGTGCGTGGCTTCGATCAGGGTGAGCGTTGTGCTCCTGCAGACGCTGTGCTTCAGTTCGGCGGAGAGGAAACAGTCCGCACCCAGCGATGCCGCCTCTTCCATGAGATCGGGAGAGAAACCGCTGCCGCCGACGACGGCGAGCCGGACGGGGGGTGAAAACGAGCCGTACACCCTGAGAGGGCACCCGAGGCGGCCCGCGATCCCGGAGAGGGGGAGAGTGCAGCTGCCGACGACACCAAGTGACATCTCCACCATCTCCCCGAGCGAGAGGAGGCCGCCGAGCGTGTCGTTGATCCCCTCCGCCGCATGGTCGAAATTGCTATGCATGACATAGATGTTCAGGCCGGCTGCGAGCGTGTCGCGGAGGAGCGCCGCGATACCCCCCCGCACCGAAGTGACGGGAGTCCAGAGCGGTGTGTGATGGACGACGAGCATCTCCGCACCCGAACGGATTGCCTCACCCACAACCGCGGGCGTGGCGTCCAGAGCGCAGCATACACGGCTGATATCGGGCGATCCCTCGACGACAAGACCGATCCTGCCCTCATCATATGCATCGGCCAGCTCAGGAGGCGCAATCCGTTCCATCTCCGCGATAAACCGGTGGATCTCCATGTATACTACTCTTCCCGCGGGAATAAAAGACTTCATATTACTATTAGTAATAAATAGGAGGATTAAATATTCATAAAAGAGAAAACTATATTCCATGCCCAAGTCCATCGACCTGATCAATACACGAATCCGTGACGGGAACGCCCGCGTCGTAACTGCGGAGGAGATGCCTGCCATTGTTGAAGAACTCGGTGAGGAGGGGGCGCTTCGCGAAGTGGACGTCGTCACGACCGGGACCTTCGGAGCGATGTGTTCATCGGGGGCGTTTTTTAACTTCGGACATTCGGATCCCCCCATCCGGATGGAGCGGGTCTGGCTCAATGACGTCGAGGCATATGCAGGAGTGGCGGCGGTCGACGCGTATCTTGGTGCCTCCCAGCAGTCCGAGACGAAGGGGGACAGGTACGGCGGCGCCCATGTACTGGAGGATCTGGTCGCGGGAAAGAACATCGAACTCAGAGCGTTTTCAAAGGGGACCGAC from Methanoculleus sp. SDB encodes:
- a CDS encoding NGG1p interacting factor NIF3, whose protein sequence is MEIHRFIAEMERIAPPELADAYDEGRIGLVVEGSPDISRVCCALDATPAVVGEAIRSGAEMLVVHHTPLWTPVTSVRGGIAALLRDTLAAGLNIYVMHSNFDHAAEGINDTLGGLLSLGEMVEMSLGVVGSCTLPLSGIAGRLGCPLRVYGSFSPPVRLAVVGGSGFSPDLMEEAASLGADCFLSAELKHSVCRSTTLTLIEATHYALESPGMRRLADRMGWTFLDDPPRMVSVR
- the alaS gene encoding alanine--tRNA ligase (Catalyzes a two-step reaction, first charging an alanyl molecule by linking its carboxyl group to the alpha-phosphate of ATP, followed by transfer of the aminoacyl-adenylate to its tRNA); the encoded protein is MLEEEYQLDYFRSQGLERKICTSCGAAFWTRDPARTLCGDAPCEPYSFIGNPVFAPHSLDEMREAFLSFFERHGHTRIERYPVAARWRDDIYLTIASIADFQPFVTSGEVPPPANPLTIAQPCIRLNDLDSVGRSGRHLTTFEMMAHHAFNNPDQEIYWKDRTVELCDEFISSIGGDLTAVSYKEHPWIGGGNAGPSVEVLISGLEVATLVFMSLGRTPTGKPPVDLDGVPYYPMRTRIVDTGYGLERFVWASKGSPTIYDAIFPEMVSRLMEGAGLSHFLDMPEYTKILAMNAKYAGLMDISGSNILTMRRQIASQIDVPIEKLQKMIAPIERVYAIADHTRCLAYMLGDCIVPSNAQEGYLARLVLRRTLRMMHELGITENPADLIEMQMRIIGIDSFEQELGVVREIVANEVEKYAHTMDRGTRIVQKMAREYRKKSERIPLSEMITLYDSHGIPPETVREVAAEEGAVVDLPDNFYSHIADVHSESSPEETEEDRFAAFRDRLATLPPTRRKYYEQPCEIEFEAIVLDHFDGYVVLDQTLLYPEGGGQPSDTGTLVTEENMVRIDHAFKLGDVILHQIRGGTLKRGERVKGMVDEERRWTMMRHHTGTHILLHAARDILGKHIHQAGAQKGSESSRLDIRHYRHITPDELKRIEIAANRMVLADMPVYVKWEERSRAEQKYGFDLYQGGVPPGSEIRVVSVCGDVQACAGTHCRSTGEIGPVKIIRVEHIQDGIERLEFAAGTAAIYYMQHVEQLLTDASTVLSVQRENLPSAVERFFTEWKEQ